The following proteins are co-located in the Manihot esculenta cultivar AM560-2 chromosome 7, M.esculenta_v8, whole genome shotgun sequence genome:
- the LOC110619081 gene encoding uncharacterized protein At5g39865, with the protein MWLEWLRSPSRAQTSPRQPPEPPSPRYFSCSSFKDINAILLEEQNGSKSQLQTPRRPSIFHRDSPLHRHYRNHSKTFIISPPPNQDDHKIILYFTSLGIVRKTFEDCRTVRSMLRGFRVPIDERDLSMDAEHLYEIQMITGSKKVRLPAVFLGGKYVGGAEEIKEMNESGELSKLIGGLHIKIKFNSVCDVCGGLRYVFCAQCNGSHKIYSENHGFRTYTSCNVNGLIKCGLCYLVQCKRSD; encoded by the coding sequence atgtGGCTAGAGTGGCTGAGATCACCAAGTAGGGCTCAAACCTCCCCAAGACAGCCGCCGGAGCCACCTTCACCAAGGTACTTCTCCTGCTCATCTTTCAAAGATATCAATGCCATTCTTTTAGAAGAACAAAATGGATCCAAATCCCAACTCCAAACCCCTAGAAGACCCTCCATTTTTCACCGCGACTCCCCACTCCACCGCCACTACCGCAACCACTCTAAAACATTCATAATTTCACCACCTCCTAACCAGGATGACCACAAGATCATCCTCTACTTTACCAGCCTCGGCATTGTCCGCAAAACATTCGAAGATTGTAGAACCGTCAGATCAATGCTTCGTGGATTTCGCGTCCCAATTGACGAGCGAGATTTGTCCATGGATGCCGAGCATCTCTACGAGATACAGATGATCACAGGTTCCAAAAAAGTTAGGTTACCTGCAGTTTTCTTAGGAGGGAAGTATGTTGGTGGGGCCGAGGAGATCAAGGAGATGAATGAGAGTGGTGAGTTGAGTAAGCTAATTGGTGGgttacatattaaaattaaatttaatagcgTCTGTGATGTTTGTGGAGGGCTGAGATATGTTTTTTGTGCACAGTGCAATGGCAGCCATAAGATCTACTCTGAGAATCATGGGTTTAGGACCTACACATCGTGCAATGTAAACGGTCTGATTAAGTGCGGCCTATGTTATCTCGTGCAATGTAAACGGTCTGATTAA